The following proteins come from a genomic window of Flavobacterium crocinum:
- the pdxH gene encoding pyridoxamine 5'-phosphate oxidase, translating into MSDLSNYRKSYEKSELLENSIPEDPINLFNRWFHEVEDFGGSGEVNAMTVSTIGLDGFPKSRVVLLKKFSEEGFVFYTNYNSEKGKAIEANPNVCLSFFWQEMERQVIIKGIAQKTSEIISDNYFDSRPEGSKLGAIVSHQSEVIPSRDFLEENLKKLETEFNGKSIPRPENWGGYIVTPLQVEFWQGRANRLHDRIRYTSQSDFSWKIERLSS; encoded by the coding sequence ATGAGTGATTTAAGTAATTATAGAAAATCTTACGAGAAAAGCGAATTACTGGAAAACAGTATTCCTGAAGATCCTATTAACCTTTTTAACCGATGGTTTCATGAAGTGGAAGATTTCGGCGGAAGCGGAGAAGTAAATGCTATGACCGTTTCTACTATTGGTTTGGATGGTTTTCCAAAATCTCGAGTTGTCTTATTGAAAAAATTCTCTGAAGAAGGCTTTGTGTTTTATACCAATTATAATTCTGAAAAAGGAAAAGCGATAGAAGCAAATCCGAATGTTTGTTTGTCTTTTTTCTGGCAGGAAATGGAGCGTCAGGTTATTATTAAAGGAATTGCACAGAAAACTTCTGAGATCATTTCGGACAATTATTTTGATTCGCGTCCCGAAGGTAGTAAGCTTGGAGCTATTGTTTCGCATCAGAGTGAAGTAATTCCGTCGAGAGATTTTTTGGAAGAAAATTTAAAAAAACTAGAAACTGAATTTAACGGAAAATCAATTCCAAGACCTGAAAATTGGGGAGGATATATTGTCACACCGTTACAGGTGGAATTCTGGCAGGGAAGAGCAAATAGATTGCACGACAGAATACGTTATACAAGTCAATCTGATTTTTCATGGAAAATTGAGCGGCTTTCTTCCTGA
- a CDS encoding ribonuclease Z has translation MKLTILGCYAATPRTLTNPTAQVLEIRNRLFLIDCGEGTQVQLRKNKIKFSKINHIFISHLHGDHLYGLIGTISTFSLLGRTTDLHIYGPKGIKELILLQLKLTESWTTYSLFFHELESKESEVIFEDAKVVVKTIPLKHRVYTNGYLFQEKPAERKLNVEAVQSYDIHVAYYQKIKNGGNVTLDDGTVIENKKLTFDPEPAKSYAFCSDTVYNEEVIPVIANTDVLYHESTFLDSEARLAEKTLHSTAKEAATIALKANVKQLILGHYSTRYDGLEPFKKEAEEVFSNVLLADDGLSFDF, from the coding sequence ATGAAATTAACTATACTTGGCTGTTACGCCGCAACTCCCAGAACACTTACCAATCCGACCGCACAGGTTTTAGAAATTAGAAACAGACTATTTTTAATTGATTGCGGTGAAGGAACTCAGGTTCAGCTTCGAAAGAATAAAATTAAATTCTCGAAGATCAATCATATTTTTATTTCACATCTTCATGGAGATCATCTGTATGGTTTGATCGGCACTATTTCGACCTTTTCCCTTTTAGGAAGAACTACCGATTTACATATTTATGGTCCAAAAGGAATTAAGGAATTAATTCTGCTTCAATTGAAATTGACAGAATCCTGGACAACTTATAGTCTGTTTTTTCATGAATTGGAATCGAAAGAAAGTGAAGTGATTTTTGAAGATGCTAAAGTCGTTGTCAAAACAATTCCGCTAAAACATCGTGTTTATACCAACGGTTATTTATTTCAGGAAAAACCTGCTGAACGAAAACTAAATGTTGAAGCCGTTCAAAGTTATGATATCCATGTTGCCTATTATCAAAAAATAAAAAATGGCGGTAATGTTACGTTAGATGACGGAACTGTTATTGAAAATAAAAAACTGACTTTTGATCCTGAACCAGCAAAAAGTTATGCGTTTTGTTCTGATACTGTTTATAATGAAGAAGTAATTCCGGTTATCGCGAATACAGATGTTTTATATCACGAATCTACTTTTTTAGATTCGGAAGCACGACTGGCAGAAAAAACGCTTCATTCAACTGCAAAAGAAGCGGCAACGATTGCTTTAAAAGCAAATGTGAAACAACTTATTTTAGGTCATTATTCTACGCGTTACGATGGTTTAGAACCTTTTAAGAAAGAAGCAGAGGAAGTTTTTTCAAATGTGCTTTTAGCAGATGACGGACTGAGTTTTGATTTTTAA
- a CDS encoding ribonuclease Z → MKVDQKGHTVTIKDTQGDVNAFLEKVTQQFKTFEKHNIIIDLSSDKVSENDLKLFLPLSKVQKKAKKSFVIVATDLDFNAISDKLVVVPSLLEAHDIIEMEEIERDLGF, encoded by the coding sequence ATGAAAGTAGATCAAAAAGGACATACCGTTACAATTAAAGATACGCAAGGAGATGTAAATGCTTTCTTGGAAAAAGTAACGCAGCAATTTAAAACCTTTGAAAAGCACAATATTATTATCGATTTATCGTCTGATAAAGTTTCAGAAAATGATTTGAAACTTTTTTTACCACTTTCGAAAGTACAGAAAAAGGCAAAAAAATCGTTTGTAATTGTGGCTACTGATCTTGATTTTAATGCTATTTCAGATAAATTAGTTGTGGTACCTTCGCTTTTAGAAGCACACGATATTATCGAAATGGAAGAAATAGAGAGAGACTTAGGATTTTAG
- a CDS encoding aspartate carbamoyltransferase catalytic subunit: MKELSVNHLLGIKYINENDINLIFETADHFKEVINRPIKKVPSLRDITIANIFFENSTRTKLSFELAQKRLSADVISFSAAQSSVKKGETLIDTVNNILSMKVDMVVMRHSNPGAAYFLSKNVKASIVNAGDGAHEHPTQALLDSYSIREKLGDVAGKKVVIVGDILHSRVALSNIYALQMQGAEVKVCGPKTLIPRYIESLGVTVEPNLRKALEWCDVANMLRVQNERMDVNFFPSTREYAQQYGVDKPLLDSLGKEIVIMHPGPINRGVEITSEVADSDHSVILNQVENGVAIRMAVIYLLASKIQQ, translated from the coding sequence ATGAAAGAATTAAGCGTAAATCATTTATTAGGAATAAAATACATTAACGAAAATGATATTAACCTGATTTTTGAAACGGCAGATCATTTTAAAGAAGTCATTAACCGACCGATTAAAAAAGTTCCTTCATTACGAGATATTACCATTGCCAATATTTTCTTCGAAAACAGTACCAGAACCAAACTCTCTTTCGAATTAGCGCAGAAACGTTTATCTGCTGATGTCATCAGTTTTTCTGCAGCTCAATCATCCGTTAAAAAAGGAGAAACCCTGATTGATACTGTAAATAATATCCTTTCGATGAAAGTGGATATGGTTGTAATGCGCCACTCCAATCCCGGAGCGGCTTATTTTTTATCCAAAAATGTCAAAGCGAGTATCGTAAATGCGGGAGATGGAGCGCATGAACATCCAACTCAGGCTTTGTTAGATAGTTATTCGATTAGAGAAAAGCTGGGTGATGTTGCCGGAAAAAAAGTAGTTATTGTAGGCGATATTCTGCATTCGAGAGTTGCCTTATCCAACATATATGCTTTGCAGATGCAGGGCGCAGAAGTAAAAGTTTGCGGACCCAAAACATTGATTCCGAGATATATTGAATCGCTTGGTGTTACGGTTGAACCGAATTTACGTAAAGCTTTAGAATGGTGCGATGTTGCGAATATGCTTCGCGTACAAAACGAACGTATGGATGTGAATTTCTTCCCATCAACACGCGAGTATGCTCAGCAATACGGAGTAGATAAACCGCTTTTGGATTCTCTTGGAAAAGAAATCGTAATCATGCACCCGGGACCAATCAACAGAGGAGTAGAGATTACTTCAGAAGTGGCTGATTCTGATCATTCAGTTATTTTGAATCAGGTGGAGAATGGTGTTGCGATTAGAATGGCGGTTATTTATTTATTGGCTTCTAAGATTCAGCAATAA
- a CDS encoding DUF6891 domain-containing protein has translation MTEDEEFIYESIFNQVRMGFLSVDDIKDNIMEEIEDNEFEEEISEAWAFEKIDEEYQKLLAESKQWKSPTDTERLIIAFDELCDQNIVALHNAGYTTSDGEYEVVEVERELRENGVTSNGYCFYHEQDLARAIDPENPSLYIAFQKVDNSDPATTIEVGKKVAEVLRNNGFEVKWEETASRKIEIPNFRWQQIYNEDSRDLQDYGEVVERMIE, from the coding sequence ATGACAGAGGACGAAGAGTTTATTTATGAATCAATTTTTAACCAGGTAAGAATGGGATTTCTTTCTGTTGATGATATTAAAGACAACATCATGGAAGAAATTGAAGATAATGAATTTGAAGAAGAAATTTCAGAAGCTTGGGCTTTTGAAAAAATCGACGAAGAATACCAAAAGTTACTTGCAGAAAGTAAACAATGGAAAAGCCCGACTGATACTGAAAGACTAATAATCGCGTTTGATGAATTATGCGATCAGAATATCGTAGCGCTTCACAATGCAGGTTACACTACAAGTGATGGCGAATATGAAGTGGTTGAGGTAGAAAGAGAGCTTCGTGAAAATGGAGTTACATCTAATGGCTATTGTTTTTATCACGAACAAGATTTAGCGAGAGCGATTGATCCTGAAAATCCAAGTTTGTATATCGCTTTTCAAAAAGTAGATAATTCTGATCCAGCAACGACAATTGAAGTTGGAAAGAAAGTTGCCGAAGTTCTGAGAAATAATGGTTTTGAGGTAAAATGGGAAGAAACTGCTTCTCGAAAAATTGAAATTCCAAATTTCAGATGGCAGCAGATTTATAATGAAGATTCGAGAGACCTTCAGGATTATGGAGAAGTTGTAGAGAGAATGATTGAATAG
- the pyrR gene encoding bifunctional pyr operon transcriptional regulator/uracil phosphoribosyltransferase PyrR has translation MSQKVLLNSKEVTIILHRLACQLIEKHLDFSNTILVGIQPRGVYLAERLKQLLENEYKVPEITLGYLDITFFRDDFRRTDKPLEANKTQINFIVEDKKVIFIDDVLFTGRSIRSALTAIQSFGRPSEIELLVLIDRRFSRHLPIQPDYRGRQVDAINGEKVIVSWKENDGEDVVHLVTN, from the coding sequence ATGAGTCAAAAAGTATTACTTAATTCGAAAGAAGTTACTATCATACTCCATCGTTTGGCTTGTCAGTTAATCGAAAAACATCTTGATTTCTCTAATACAATTTTGGTTGGAATTCAGCCAAGAGGTGTTTATTTAGCGGAACGTTTAAAACAATTATTAGAAAACGAATACAAGGTTCCTGAAATTACTTTAGGCTATCTGGACATCACTTTTTTTAGAGATGATTTCCGCCGTACTGATAAACCGCTTGAAGCCAATAAAACCCAAATTAATTTTATAGTCGAAGACAAAAAAGTCATTTTTATCGATGACGTTTTGTTTACCGGAAGAAGCATTCGTTCTGCTTTGACAGCAATTCAGTCTTTTGGAAGACCTTCAGAAATTGAATTATTGGTTTTAATTGACAGACGTTTCAGCCGTCATTTACCTATTCAGCCAGATTACAGAGGCCGTCAGGTAGATGCGATTAATGGAGAAAAGGTAATTGTAAGCTGGAAAGAAAATGATGGTGAAGATGTTGTTCATTTGGTTACCAATTAA